The genomic DNA CTGCTGCAGTGAACATCATTAAAAAGTTGTAACAAAAATTATGCCAAATTTAATTTCAGTGAAATTGAATAAAAGACCATAGTTAAACAAGGGTACTTTTATATTTACTAGACAAGAGATTAACACATTGTGGAAGCGGAATAGGACAAACAGAAGAGAAGATTTCTAGTACCTTATTTGAATCAGGAACAAGTTCTTGTAGATTTTTCATTCTCTCTGCAATTTTTTCTCTGCGAAGCTGCACCAATTGATCAGTACATATCAGCAATACTAAATTGTACAACAAAATCAATTCATGAGCTCAAAATCTTTGGAGTTGACTAATACTAGACAGTAAATGAAATCTACAGCAAAGACGGATTGAGATCCATGCAGATGAAATCAGAACGTTCATTTTTTTCTAAACAAGCAATGTAGGATTTTTAGTTATTCTGGAGTTTCAAATTAATGAGAATCAGAACAAAGATGATTTCTACtgatatctatttttctttttctatccaTTTGTACAAAAAAACAATATTTTGGAGTTGGATCATTTTCAATTTGAGTTTATGCATCTATGTAAAACTAATGTAATTTGTGGTGAAAACTTGAATTATTGTATTCAATTTACATTTATATAAGAATGTGCAACAAAGGAATAAACccatatatattaataaaaaagtGAAACAAAGGAATGAACACACATAGCCGCTCCACATTGATTTGTTGTCCATCTCTATCTTTGCTAATGTTCCTCTCAGACCATATATTTTGGTTTGAGATTTGTTGACATATACGATGGATAGCCTGTCCCAAGCTTTATTAGAGGTGGCAGTTGCAACAACCATGGGAGCAAATACTGGCATTGACCAATTTATTATCACATTTTGAAGTACTATCTTTCCTCATTCTAAGTTTGTACTCCCTATTGTAGATTGTGTCACCATCTTGCATGAATGTTTTTATCAAAATGGATAGGATGATCAATGAACTCCATCACATTGTATCCATGAAGTAGGGTTGGAAGTTGAGCTCTCCAGGTTGGATACGTGCTATTACTAGTGAGTTTGAGAGGAATTTGTGAGCCAATATGAAGGTTATTAAGGTGCTTGGGAAGGGTGTATTTTTGGTTACTTGGATGAAGGACGGTGGTGAAGTTTGAGAAGCTGTGGAGAGGTGTTCGGCATGGGAAAAAATTACCAGGTTTTGAAAGGCTTGTTGGGTTAATATGGCTTAGATACCATATATGGCAATATAACTTGTGAGGAAAACTTAAATGATTGTGTTCATTATCTATATTTACATTTACATAAGAGAGTGTAAAAAGGGAATTCCTTTAACAAATGAATGAACACATGGGCACAAATAAGGAGTGATTATAGAAGCCATGTTTGGTGGAGAATAATTcctataattttaataataaggCTTCCTTTATCTTGAATtgttatcattttttaaaaagcAATTTTGGATGGTGCCATTAGAAAAAACGAAATTTGTATTTTAGTGCTAGCACAAGGTGTGCATACACACatgcttgtttaaaaaaaataatagtaataattCATTCCCCCAAAAGTTAGAGCATTAAcaaaaagatcttaacataggaGTACAGGGAAATTGATAGAGGAGGAAAACCATTTTATAGAAACTTTCGTAAGTTGGCCAAGTACTCTATTAAACAAGACACTAGTTAGTACTCACTCGCTCTGCAATACTATGAGGATCAGTTGCCTGCCCACGTCGAGCTCTCACGCGTGGCTTTGTAACCCCATTACAGCCACTTCCATTAGTTGGAATAGCTTGAGATTGAGTAGAAGAACAGTTCATCTGATGGCTGGTTGTGCGTCCTTCAGATGGCAGTGTCTGTTAAATGTTGAAAGACAGTATCgaaattaaccaaaaagaacGAGCTATTGAACATGTCAACAAAAGATCAAATAACCTGCTCTGTGCTTGAGATTCCAGCTGTTTTATTTAAAGCCATCATGTATGGCTCAGGAGGAAAAGAAGAATGCAGTCCATCTTGTTTCTGCAGTTACATTAGCTTAGCTTGGTTAATATAGAATGCTAAAACAAACAGTAGATGGGAAGTCCCAACTCAAAGCACCTTTTGTAGTTGCAAGGCCCCAGCAATCATATTTACCTGCTGTCCAAGGGAGAAAGAAGAAAGGTCATGTAGGTCATTTTGATCCTGGAAAATGTTGTTATTTGTACACATTTTAATTTCACAATGCTAGCTCAACATATAAGAACAGTATTAGGAAATGACTACAAACTTTAATTGGTAAGGATGCATCAGACAATCTGCCAAGAAGAAGACTCCCATTATCAAAGCTCATTTTTCTCAACATCTCATCATCATTATTATTTCCTTGATAGCTAAAAGGCATGTTTTCCTGTTCCATGAATGCAGAAACACTTGAGTACATAGAAGACCAaattgttggtactgaagtaatTGAATGGCCATCTCCAAGAGTATCTGGAAATATAGATAATTCACTACTGTTGCTCTCAATCGAGCTAGATATGGCCAGTGCACTATGAGGCAATGTCGATTGAAATGCTGCAGTATCAACAGCGAACTTCTCTTGTGATAAACTTCTAACTTGTGTGCCATTGTTCACTGAGATTGAGTTTGAGAATTGATGGCCTAAATTCTGGTTTGGTAACCTTTCACTTGGATATAGATCTTCGAGAATCTCATACTTCATATTTCCATCTACAAAGATATTAGGTGTCCCAGCATGCCCTTGGACGTTCAAGTCTTCATTTGCCATATTTTTTACTATATGATTTGATGATGTAATGCCCATAGATGGGTAATTTACTTCTTTGTATGCTTCCACAGAATTAGCGAGCAAGCCATCTGTCAGAGATATGCCTGAACCATTCCGTAGTACCCTTGAAGAGGAATTTCTATCTGACCAGTTTGAAGATTGTATGTAGGAACCAATCAAGTCATCCATTGGAATGTATTCAAAAAGAGACTGGTGACCTGGAATTATAACTAAACTTTTTTGATCAAAATTTTTCCTCTTGACTTCAAAGAAAAGTAGAATTCAATTTATCGGTAAGAATCTGGCTTGAAAGAAGTGACACTGACTCGAGCACTTGAACCTTTAGTTTTTGAACAAGATTGCAGCTGTCAATGCTTGATTAATGGAAGAGTGTTTCCATCTGAGACGTTGGATGTAGTCTCAATTAACAAAGAGCAACAGATAATTTCCAGTTTCTCTCTAGCAATATAGAAAATTGTTAATCAGATCATACTATCATTTGCATCGAGAAAACGTTGACAAATGAAGATCCTCTATATATTTATGAAACTCTTGAACTAACAGAAAGTGTTTGCTGTACTGAAAACAGAAATGCACACTATGATAGCAAAGCAACAAATTAAACCTGAAAAAAAGTTTGATGCCTCAAATATGTACatacaaaaaatattaaaatgttCATTAGAACGTTTTTCATCAGTACGATAGTCCCTTCATATCTTTATCTTTTGAGTGGCATGTTTTTCAGTGAATTCTCCAAAAATTACATTCCAAAGCCAGCATTCAAAAGACAATGAGAAAGTTCTCTGATCTAAACATCAACGTACCCAGGTCTATAAATCTATTAGAATGAATATATATGAGTAAAGAAACAAACTTTACATTCTGGtgtcaaacttttttttttttattttcttgttctCATTGTAAAGCATTGCAACTAACAATTGTACCTAATAAACACAATAAAGCATCGTAGGTAGGAGGTCCTGAGTGAAAATCAATACAAGTTGGCACTCAATGAAGTTCAACATCCATAAAATACTGCTAACTTCCTCATTGATTTGGACTCCAATTAATGAAAATATACTTCAAAGGTAACTACATTGATAATACCGGAGCACAACTGATCAGTAGCTGCATCATTCCTTTTTCTCAGTGCCACAATCAATCATTAGCTTTGCACCAATCCCCATCAAAATTCCCCAACTTACCCATCGTATAAAAAAAACACTATCTGTCCATCATACTTTTCGAGTTTCTAGTGCCTCGATTTCTTTCAAGTCCTCAACAAGTACATTTCTTTATTTTCAGAAATGAAAATCTCAACCATTTCCATCGAGTCATACCGAGGAAAATCTTACTGGGTACGAAAATCTAAAATCATAACCTAAAGACTCATGAAAAGAGGAGTTCACTTGTTGAGCGCTCATTTTAGTTGCAGCCCAGATTCCTAAACATTCCTGAATTGCATCGAAATAATAGGACTAGAAAACCCATGGGACGTCAATCGAAATCGTTTCTGACCAAAAAAAAACCCCAAGGGAGATAAGGAAAGAAACAGGACTCAAATCCACAGCAAttccaaatgaaaaaaaaaatgaaagaccaGTTGCATAATAGCAATCGGACGAAGCAGATGACTGAGCGACTCACCTCAATTGTTCGTCGGGCATAAGACGGAAAGCGTGCGACGATCGATCAGGGAGCAGAGGAGTCGTAGGAGAAGCAGCAAGAGCTTGGGAGCGTTGATAAAACAAAAAACCAAAGCAGGCGATGCTTTCTAAATGACTGCTCCAGCTTCCCGAGGAAGCAGAGGCGATCCACGTGGCGGATTTTTATTGGTCGCATTGTGGGGCCGGGGTTTCTATTCCCGGGCTTTGATGGCTACCGTTTTCCACGCGTCTTTCGGAAAGACCATCGGCTTTTCTAAAACGGGGCAGCTTTTAGGGAAAAATTACAAAATGCCCACGGACCGAAACGCCCCTGCTTAAGTGAGCTTGATCGCTGATTTAATGGCGTTTTTGTAACTTGATCCTCCGGATTAGTCGCGTTCGTCGCGTCGATCTCGGCGGAGCTGCGGCGGTGGGGCCCACGTCTACGTGGGAACCTGATAATTTAGGGGCTCCTGTGTAATTTTCCACGCCGGAGCTTTTATGGCCGTCTGATTCGGACGCCGGATACGGACGGCAGGATGGCGACGTCATCGGAGAAGGGTAATTTAGGAATTGCACGTCAGTTGTTACCTTAGTTTGTAAAATCGTAATCCATATTAATTTAACTCTTAAAATTTTATGAACatgattaataattttaaaaattatgtaaagATCATTTACCAATAAATATGTTAATAATTAGAGAAAAAATGTCatagaaaaa from Zingiber officinale cultivar Zhangliang chromosome 4A, Zo_v1.1, whole genome shotgun sequence includes the following:
- the LOC121969358 gene encoding transcription factor bHLH68-like isoform X2 produces the protein MDDLIGSYIQSSNWSDRNSSSRVLRNGSGISLTDGLLANSVEAYKEVNYPSMGITSSNHIVKNMANEDLNVQGHAGTPNIFVDGNMKYEILEDLYPSERLPNQNLGHQFSNSISVNNGTQVRSLSQEKFAVDTAAFQSTLPHSALAISSSIESNSSELSIFPDTLGDGHSITSVPTIWSSMYSSVSAFMEQENMPFSYQGNNNDDEMLRKMSFDNGSLLLGRLSDASLPIKDQNDLHDLSSFSLGQQKQDGLHSSFPPEPYMMALNKTAGISSTEQTLPSEGRTTSHQMNCSSTQSQAIPTNGSGCNGVTKPRVRARRGQATDPHSIAERLRREKIAERMKNLQELVPDSNKNDKASMLDDIIDYVKFLQLQVKVLSMSRLGATGAVVPLLTDTQTEGSGNLLLSSSGQGGSDISESDDSLAFEQEVMKLMETNVTNAMQFLQSKGLCLMPIGLATAISPNKGSSTAVAPDAGKLTMRPSSKFGGCDGTSVKEAHQLDNKATLSDCKPH
- the LOC121969358 gene encoding bHLH transcription factor RHL1-like isoform X4, with the translated sequence MDDLIGSYIQSSNWSDRNSSSRVLRNGSGISLTDGLLANSVEAYKEVNYPSMGITSSNHIVKNMANEDLNVQGHAGTPNIFVDGNMKYEILEDLYPSERLPNQNLGHQFSNSISVNNGTQVRSLSQEKFAVDTAAFQSTLPHSALAISSSIESNSSELSIFPDTLGDGHSITSVPTIWSSMYSSVSAFMEQENMPFSYQGNNNDDEMLRKMSFDNGSLLLGRLSDASLPIKVNMIAGALQLQKKQDGLHSSFPPEPYMMALNKTAGISSTEQTLPSEGRTTSHQMNCSSTQSQAIPTNGSGCNGVTKPRVRARRGQATDPHSIAERLRREKIAERMKNLQELVPDSNKNDKASMLDDIIDYVKFLQLQVKVLSMSRLGATGAVVPLLTDTQTEGSGNLLLSSSGQGGSDISESDDSLAFEQEVMKLMETNVTNAMQFLQSKGLCLMPIGLATAISPNKGSSTAVAPDAGKLTMRPSSKFGGCDGTSVKEAHQLDNKATLSDCKPH
- the LOC121969358 gene encoding transcription factor bHLH68-like isoform X3, which encodes MDDLIGSYIQSSNWSDRNSSSRVLRNGSGISLTDGLLANSVEAYKEVNYPSMGITSSNHIVKNMANEDLNVQGHAGTPNIFVDGNMKYEILEDLYPSERLPNQNLGHQFSNSISVNNGTQVRSLSQEKFAVDTAAFQSTLPHSALAISSSIESNSSELSIFPDTLGDGHSITSVPTIWSSMYSSVSAFMEQENMPFSYQGNNNDDEMLRKMSFDNGSLLLGRLSDASLPIKQVNMIAGALQLQKKQDGLHSSFPPEPYMMALNKTAGISSTEQTLPSEGRTTSHQMNCSSTQSQAIPTNGSGCNGVTKPRVRARRGQATDPHSIAERLRREKIAERMKNLQELVPDSNKNDKASMLDDIIDYVKFLQLQVKVLSMSRLGATGAVVPLLTDTQTEGSGNLLLSSSGQGGSDISESDDSLAFEQEVMKLMETNVTNAMQFLQSKGLCLMPIGLATAISPNKGSSTAVAPDAGKLTMRPSSKFGGCDGTSVKEAHQLDNKATLSDCKPH
- the LOC121969358 gene encoding putative transcription factor bHLH086 isoform X1, which gives rise to MDDLIGSYIQSSNWSDRNSSSRVLRNGSGISLTDGLLANSVEAYKEVNYPSMGITSSNHIVKNMANEDLNVQGHAGTPNIFVDGNMKYEILEDLYPSERLPNQNLGHQFSNSISVNNGTQVRSLSQEKFAVDTAAFQSTLPHSALAISSSIESNSSELSIFPDTLGDGHSITSVPTIWSSMYSSVSAFMEQENMPFSYQGNNNDDEMLRKMSFDNGSLLLGRLSDASLPIKDQNDLHDLSSFSLGQQVNMIAGALQLQKKQDGLHSSFPPEPYMMALNKTAGISSTEQTLPSEGRTTSHQMNCSSTQSQAIPTNGSGCNGVTKPRVRARRGQATDPHSIAERLRREKIAERMKNLQELVPDSNKNDKASMLDDIIDYVKFLQLQVKVLSMSRLGATGAVVPLLTDTQTEGSGNLLLSSSGQGGSDISESDDSLAFEQEVMKLMETNVTNAMQFLQSKGLCLMPIGLATAISPNKGSSTAVAPDAGKLTMRPSSKFGGCDGTSVKEAHQLDNKATLSDCKPH